The proteins below come from a single Benincasa hispida cultivar B227 chromosome 4, ASM972705v1, whole genome shotgun sequence genomic window:
- the LOC120076594 gene encoding probably inactive leucine-rich repeat receptor-like protein kinase At2g25790, whose product MNLSFFPLPFPFLFFIFNLVSACHVADRNALLAFKSAITADPSGILTSWKPALDCCTWAGVTCNIPNRVTSLSLYGQPDRPNAFLSGTISNSLSSLPYLDGIYLVNLRNISGPFPLSLFKLPKLLFVYIENNKLSGQLPAAIGNMTQLEALSVEGNRFTGPIPSSISKLTRLTQLKLGSNLLTGSIPIGIQHLKSLTFLSLERNRFTGSVPDIWGSFPELRILRLSHNKLTGIIPHTISSLAPKLNYLELGHNLITGNIPDFLGNFRALDTLDLSSNYISGVVPKSFRNLTKIFNLDLSRNSLVDPFPELFVKGIESLDLSYNKFHLGKIPKWVTSSPIIYSLKLAKCGIKMKMDDWKPTQTYFYDYIDVSENEISGSPVGLLNRTDYLVGFWAAGNKLNFKLQDLRIVKRLKYLDLSRNLVSGKVPGGVVGLEKLNVSYNHLCGRLPATKFPATSFLGNDCLCGPPLPPCK is encoded by the coding sequence ATGAACCTTTCCTTTTTCCCCCTTCCATTTCCctttctcttcttcatcttcaacctCGTCTCCGCCTGCCATGTCGCCGACCGAAACGCTCTTCTTGCTTTCAAATCCGCCATTACTGCCGACCCCTCCGGCATTCTAACCTCATGGAAGCCCGCCCTCGACTGCTGCACTTGGGCCGGAGTCACTTGCAACATCCCCAATCGCGTCACCAGTCTCAGCCTCTACGGCCAACCCGACCGCCCCAACGCCTTCCTCTCCGGCACCATCTCCAACTCTCTCTCCAGCCTCCCTTACTTGGACGGAATCTACCTTGTCAACCTTCGAAACATTTCAGGCCCTTTTCCACTTTCTCTCTTCAAACTCCCCAAACTCCTCTTCGTCTACATCGAGAACAACAAGCTTTCAGGTCAATTACCGGCCGCAATCGGAAATATGACCCAGCTAGAGGCACTCAGTGTTGAAGGTAACAGATTCACTGGTCCGATCCCTAGTTCAATTTCCAAATTGACTCGCCTCACTCAGCTTAAACTCGGTAGCAATCTTCTCACTGGATCCATACCGATTGGAATCCAGCACCTCAAGAGTCTGACATTCCTCAGCCTCGAACGGAATCGGTTCACCGGTTCTGTTCCGGATATTTGGGGATCCTTTCCGGAGTTGAGGATTCTCAGACTTTCACACAATAAACTCACCGGCATAATTCCGCATACAATTTCATCTCTGGCTCCGAAGCTTAATTATCTAGAGTTGGGGCACAATTTGATAACAGGGAATATCCCTGATTTTCTCGGAAATTTTAGGGCACTGGATACACTCGATCTCTCCTCCAATTACATCTCTGGAGTTGTGCCGAAAAGCTTCAGGAATTTGACGAAAATATTCAATCTGGATCTGTCTCGGAATTCGCTGGTGGATCCGTTCCCGGAGTTGTTTGTGAAAGGGATTGAGTCGTTGGACTTGTCGTACAACAAATTTCATCTCGGGAAAATTCCGAAATGGGTGACATCGTCGCCGATAATATACTCTCTGAAATTGGCGAAATGTGGGATCAAAATGAAGATGGACGATTGGAAGCCGACTCAAACGTATTTCTACGATTACATTGATGTATCGGAGAACGAGATTTCGGGGAGTCCGGTGGGATTGTTGAACCGGACGGATTACTTGGTCGGATTTTGGGCGGCCGGAAACAAGTTGAATTTTAAGCTGCAAGATTTGAGGatagtgaagagattgaagtatTTGGATTTGTCGAGGAATTTGGTGTCCGGTAAAGTACCCGGCGGCGTGGTGGGGCTGGAAAAATTGAACGTCAGCTACAATCATTTGTGCGGGCGACTTCCGGCGACTAAGTTCCCGGCGACGTCGTTTTTGGGAAATGATTGCTTGTGTGGGCCGCCGCTACCGCCCTGCAAATGA